Proteins from one Deinococcus actinosclerus genomic window:
- a CDS encoding DUF1517 domain-containing protein: protein MTRAHPGAAPRRLLLLAALLLVLTTLIASVAHAQSGGGFGGRSSGSSSSGSSRSGGGYSGGSSSRGGSYGGGYGGGYSGPIIINNGGYGGGYGYSTGGGGFGLVGLIIFGVVIFAVVMVMRRNLGGGARGLSSVSGTAQAVSVQLLLAEGDEVKRALQRVAQSGDPDTNEGLARMLQEAALVALRHPERWVYGNVQRAQGSASTTDSQVGAWATEARAAFTEQTTSNYQNRDPHSGYQHRDDYTFKGDPSDQYLAVTIMVAAHALSALPPAGVTTAQEARAALSAISSVAPGDLIRADVVWSPDAPGEFLSEDEAIQKYPSLTRL from the coding sequence ATGACCCGAGCCCACCCCGGCGCAGCCCCGCGCCGCCTGCTGCTGCTGGCGGCCCTGCTGCTCGTCCTGACCACGCTGATCGCCTCCGTCGCCCACGCACAGTCCGGTGGGGGCTTCGGGGGCCGCAGTTCCGGCAGTTCCAGCTCCGGCAGTTCCCGGTCCGGGGGCGGCTACAGTGGCGGCAGTTCCTCGCGGGGCGGCAGTTACGGCGGCGGCTACGGCGGCGGGTACAGCGGCCCGATCATCATCAACAACGGCGGGTACGGGGGCGGCTACGGGTACAGCACCGGGGGCGGCGGCTTCGGGCTGGTCGGCCTGATCATCTTCGGGGTGGTGATCTTCGCCGTGGTGATGGTCATGCGCCGCAACCTGGGCGGGGGTGCGCGCGGCCTGAGCAGCGTCAGCGGCACCGCCCAGGCCGTCAGCGTGCAGCTGCTCCTCGCGGAGGGCGACGAGGTCAAGCGCGCCCTGCAGCGCGTGGCGCAGAGCGGCGACCCCGACACGAACGAGGGCCTGGCGCGCATGCTCCAGGAGGCCGCGCTCGTCGCGCTGCGCCACCCGGAGCGCTGGGTGTACGGCAACGTGCAGCGCGCCCAGGGCTCGGCCAGCACCACGGACAGTCAGGTGGGCGCCTGGGCCACCGAGGCCCGCGCCGCCTTCACCGAGCAGACCACCAGCAACTACCAGAACAGGGACCCGCACAGCGGCTACCAGCACCGCGACGACTACACCTTCAAGGGCGACCCCAGCGACCAGTACCTCGCGGTGACGATCATGGTGGCCGCCCATGCCCTCTCGGCCCTGCCGCCCGCCGGGGTGACCACCGCGCAGGAGGCCCGCGCGGCCCTGAGTGCCATCAGCAGCGTCGCCCCGGGCGACCTGATCCGCGCGGACGTCGTCTGGAGCCCCGACGCGCCCGGCGAGTTCCTCTCCGAGGACGAGGCCATCCAGAAGTACCCCAGCCTGACCCGCCTGTAG
- a CDS encoding EamA family transporter, with protein MPGTTGVVAGMIVAALVTLPCGVIQAGPALLTPHALLLGLGVAVLSSALPYTLEMRALRAIPARIFGVMMSIEPALAALSGLLFLGERLTAVQWAAMACVIAASAGINLTGKAAHSEPDPVN; from the coding sequence GTGCCCGGCACAACCGGCGTGGTCGCGGGCATGATCGTCGCCGCGCTGGTCACGCTGCCGTGCGGGGTGATCCAGGCCGGCCCGGCCCTGCTCACCCCGCACGCCCTGCTGCTGGGCCTGGGCGTCGCGGTGCTGTCCAGCGCGCTGCCGTACACGCTGGAGATGCGGGCCCTGCGCGCCATTCCCGCCCGCATCTTCGGGGTCATGATGAGCATCGAGCCGGCCCTGGCGGCCCTGAGCGGCCTGCTGTTCCTCGGTGAGCGCCTCACGGCCGTGCAGTGGGCCGCGATGGCCTGCGTGATCGCCGCCAGCGCCGGGATCAACCTGACCGGCAAGGCCGCGCACAGCGAACCGGACCCGGTGAACTAG
- a CDS encoding M42 family metallopeptidase, whose product MTSINREFLFKLLDAAAPSGLERRAADVWLAEAASFARTHEDHYGNVYAEVGPEDAPAVALMGHLDEIGLIVSHVGDEGFLSVLPVGGWDPQVLVGQRIRVLAPGGDLIGVIGKKAIHVMDADERTKASRIEDLWIDLGLSKEEVTEQVPVGTYAVIEQGPIMVGTRVVGRALDNRVGAFIVLEALRAVAGKDLPYRVVAVGTSQEEIGCFGAQLGGYHLDPVAGVAVDVTHETKQPGVSEKKYGVVPFGSGANLTVSPMVSPVLTRQMTDAGREAGVPFTLSASGRYSGTDADALTLVRAGVPTAVVSIPNRYMHSPSEMVDERDVKACTDIIAAWLERLPQGADFTRR is encoded by the coding sequence GTGACCAGCATCAACCGTGAATTCCTGTTCAAACTTCTGGACGCCGCCGCGCCCAGCGGCCTGGAACGCCGCGCCGCCGACGTCTGGCTCGCCGAGGCGGCCTCGTTCGCACGCACGCACGAGGACCACTACGGCAACGTGTACGCCGAGGTGGGCCCCGAGGACGCCCCCGCCGTCGCCCTGATGGGCCACCTGGACGAGATCGGCCTGATCGTCTCGCACGTGGGGGACGAGGGCTTCCTGAGCGTCCTGCCGGTCGGCGGCTGGGACCCGCAGGTGCTCGTCGGGCAGCGCATCCGGGTGCTCGCGCCCGGCGGGGACCTGATCGGCGTGATCGGCAAGAAGGCCATTCACGTCATGGACGCCGACGAGCGCACCAAGGCCAGCCGGATCGAGGACCTCTGGATCGATCTGGGCCTGAGCAAGGAGGAGGTCACGGAACAGGTGCCGGTCGGCACGTACGCCGTGATCGAGCAGGGCCCCATCATGGTCGGCACGCGCGTCGTGGGCCGCGCCCTGGACAACCGCGTGGGCGCGTTCATCGTCCTGGAGGCGCTGCGCGCCGTCGCCGGGAAGGACCTCCCGTACCGCGTGGTGGCCGTGGGCACCAGCCAGGAGGAGATCGGCTGCTTCGGCGCGCAGCTCGGCGGCTACCACCTGGACCCCGTCGCGGGCGTCGCGGTGGACGTCACCCACGAGACCAAGCAGCCGGGCGTGAGCGAGAAGAAGTACGGCGTGGTGCCCTTCGGGTCCGGCGCGAACCTGACGGTCAGCCCGATGGTCAGCCCCGTCCTGACCCGCCAGATGACCGACGCGGGCCGCGAGGCGGGCGTGCCGTTCACCCTGAGCGCCTCGGGCCGCTACTCCGGCACCGACGCCGACGCCCTGACCCTGGTGCGCGCGGGCGTGCCGACTGCCGTGGTCAGCATTCCCAACCGCTACATGCACTCGCCCAGCGAGATGGTGGACGAGCGGGACGTGAAGGCCTGCACGGACATCATCGCCGCGTGGCTGGAACGGCTGCCGCAGGGCGCGGACTTCACCCGCCGCTGA
- the apaG gene encoding Co2+/Mg2+ efflux protein ApaG — MPDAIPFTDSPDIQVRVEVLFMPSHSQPGRLVFAYIIHIENRSDQTWKLLARHWNIVDGLGRETSVDGEGVVGEQPVLPPGGSFTYDSFVTLEAAPGHMGGHYVMQDAWGARARVPIAPFILAEPGARTLN; from the coding sequence ATGCCGGACGCCATCCCTTTCACCGACAGCCCCGACATCCAGGTGCGGGTCGAGGTGCTGTTCATGCCCTCGCACAGCCAGCCGGGTCGGCTGGTGTTCGCGTACATCATCCACATCGAGAACCGCAGCGACCAGACCTGGAAGCTCCTGGCGCGCCACTGGAACATCGTGGACGGCCTGGGCCGCGAGACCAGCGTGGACGGCGAGGGCGTCGTGGGCGAGCAGCCGGTCCTGCCGCCCGGCGGGTCGTTCACGTACGACTCGTTCGTGACGCTGGAGGCCGCGCCCGGCCACATGGGCGGCCATTATGTCATGCAGGACGCCTGGGGCGCGCGTGCGCGCGTGCCGATCGCGCCGTTCATCCTGGCGGAACCGGGCGCCCGCACCCTGAACTGA
- a CDS encoding LysM peptidoglycan-binding domain-containing protein — translation MRRLFSSLLLAGLGSAALALPASVTVRPGDTLFRISTRTGVSVADIQRLNGLSGTTIRAGQVLRLVGPAGAASPVRPASSAGPYTVKKGDTLSAIAARFGVTVAALQAGNSLRGTALAVGQRLKIPPRTRVAAPVRPPTTEVRVVYRYVRVGVKDTPQALAARYRLSVDDLRRLNGLGSFKHIVPGKKLLVPSRVPVPIPPKPQRDPVTFKRLTPLNVPMQIANVDLRWRSTLVAPVLPGRALVFNSGARVGELARRSGARVLVNGSYFHPQSFAPAGDIVMQGRLLTWGRIPQALAITPDNRAAIRPSATALLGRPLDTSWTGMETVIATGPRILSGGQVVTRYSTAFRDPALFGRAARSAVGLVSNRDLVLVSTHAKLTTTEMGKLLLRLGVRDALLLDGGSSAGIAWNGRAVLDSVRRVSYGIGVFTNYTGRRYAR, via the coding sequence ATGCGGCGACTGTTCTCTTCTCTTCTGCTGGCCGGTCTGGGTTCCGCCGCACTGGCGCTTCCGGCCAGCGTGACGGTGAGGCCCGGCGACACGCTGTTCCGCATCTCGACCCGCACCGGGGTCAGCGTGGCCGACATTCAGCGCCTGAACGGCTTGAGTGGCACCACCATCCGCGCCGGGCAGGTCCTGCGCCTCGTGGGCCCGGCCGGCGCCGCGTCGCCGGTCCGTCCGGCCAGCAGCGCGGGCCCGTACACCGTGAAAAAGGGCGACACCCTGAGTGCCATCGCGGCCCGGTTCGGCGTGACGGTCGCGGCGCTCCAGGCCGGGAACAGCCTCCGGGGCACGGCGCTGGCGGTCGGGCAGCGCCTGAAGATCCCGCCCCGCACCCGCGTGGCCGCGCCCGTCCGGCCTCCCACCACCGAGGTCCGCGTGGTGTACCGCTACGTCCGCGTGGGCGTGAAGGACACCCCGCAGGCCCTGGCGGCCCGCTACCGCCTGAGCGTGGACGACCTGCGCCGCCTGAACGGACTGGGGAGTTTCAAGCACATCGTGCCCGGCAAGAAACTGCTCGTGCCGTCCCGGGTGCCCGTTCCGATCCCCCCGAAACCGCAGCGTGATCCCGTGACCTTCAAGCGCCTGACACCCCTGAACGTGCCCATGCAGATCGCGAACGTGGACCTGCGCTGGCGCAGCACGCTGGTCGCCCCGGTGCTGCCCGGGCGGGCGCTGGTGTTCAATTCCGGCGCGCGGGTCGGGGAACTCGCCCGGCGCAGCGGCGCGCGCGTGCTCGTGAACGGCAGCTACTTCCACCCGCAGTCCTTCGCGCCTGCCGGGGACATCGTGATGCAGGGGCGGCTGCTCACCTGGGGCCGCATCCCGCAGGCGCTGGCGATCACGCCGGACAACCGCGCCGCGATCCGTCCCAGCGCCACGGCGCTGCTGGGCCGCCCGCTGGACACGAGCTGGACCGGCATGGAGACCGTGATCGCCACCGGGCCGCGCATCCTCAGCGGCGGGCAGGTCGTCACGCGCTACAGCACGGCGTTCCGCGACCCGGCGCTGTTCGGGCGGGCCGCGCGCAGCGCCGTGGGGCTGGTCAGCAACCGCGACCTCGTGCTCGTCAGCACGCACGCGAAACTCACCACCACCGAGATGGGCAAGCTGCTGCTGCGCCTGGGCGTGCGCGACGCCCTGCTGCTCGACGGGGGCAGCAGCGCCGGGATCGCCTGGAACGGCCGCGCCGTGCTGGACAGCGTGCGGCGCGTCAGTTACGGCATCGGGGTGTTCACGAACTACACCGGGCGCCGTTACGCCCGCTGA
- a CDS encoding ABC transporter ATP-binding protein has product MTVPQADVLRAVQHNSPNALELRGITKRFPLVLANDNISMQVKWGSVHALCGENGAGKSTLMKIVYGIQPPTSGEIVVDGEVVNLTDPSEAIKRGIGMVFQHFMLVETLTVTENVILGMEPTSGGSINYAAARKRVAELIKQFNFALNPDAIVGELAVGLQQKVEILKTLYRGARILILDEPTAVLTPSETDELFDFLVNQYAKSGNAVVFISHKLHEVLHISDTISVIRDGKMIGSIPTQGATTEILARMMVGRDVTLKVNKAPANPGAAALDVQNVTVKGEHRNAVDGVSFQVRAGEIVGIAGVEGNGQSELVEAITGLQTYQGQITYLGKTARGVREVEASGLSHVPEDRNERGLVLEMTTAENFILGEHDRAPFAGPLGILKQDVIDENARTLSEQYDVRPRSATLPAGSYSGGNAQKIIVAREMRKGPKILVASQPTRGVDIGAIEFIHSRIVEARDQGLAVLLVSADLGEVMNLADRILVMYEGRIVGEVNAANATETQLGLLMTGSGGDTTTTQANW; this is encoded by the coding sequence ATGACTGTTCCACAGGCCGACGTTCTGCGCGCGGTTCAGCACAACTCCCCGAACGCGCTGGAGTTGCGCGGCATCACCAAACGCTTCCCCCTCGTGCTCGCCAACGACAACATCTCCATGCAGGTCAAGTGGGGCAGCGTCCACGCCCTGTGCGGCGAGAACGGCGCGGGCAAGAGCACCCTGATGAAGATCGTGTACGGCATCCAGCCCCCCACCAGCGGCGAGATCGTCGTGGACGGCGAGGTCGTGAACCTCACCGACCCCAGCGAGGCCATCAAGCGCGGCATCGGCATGGTCTTCCAGCACTTCATGCTCGTCGAGACCCTGACCGTCACCGAGAACGTCATCCTGGGCATGGAACCCACCAGCGGCGGCAGCATCAACTACGCCGCCGCCCGCAAGCGCGTCGCGGAACTCATCAAGCAGTTCAACTTCGCCCTGAACCCCGACGCCATCGTGGGTGAACTGGCCGTGGGCCTCCAGCAGAAGGTCGAGATCCTCAAGACCCTGTACCGCGGCGCGCGCATCCTGATTCTCGACGAACCCACCGCCGTGCTGACCCCCAGCGAGACCGACGAGCTGTTCGACTTCCTGGTCAACCAGTACGCCAAGAGCGGCAACGCCGTCGTGTTCATCAGCCACAAGCTGCACGAGGTGCTGCACATCAGCGACACCATCAGCGTCATCCGCGACGGCAAGATGATCGGCTCGATCCCCACCCAGGGCGCCACCACCGAGATCCTGGCCCGCATGATGGTGGGCCGCGACGTGACCCTGAAGGTCAACAAGGCCCCGGCCAACCCCGGCGCCGCCGCGCTGGACGTGCAGAACGTCACCGTCAAGGGCGAGCACCGCAACGCCGTGGACGGCGTGAGCTTCCAGGTGCGCGCCGGCGAGATCGTGGGCATCGCGGGCGTCGAGGGCAACGGCCAGAGCGAACTCGTCGAGGCGATCACCGGCCTCCAGACGTACCAGGGCCAGATCACGTACCTCGGCAAGACCGCGCGCGGCGTGCGCGAGGTCGAGGCCAGCGGCCTGTCGCACGTGCCCGAGGACCGCAACGAACGCGGCCTCGTGCTCGAGATGACCACCGCCGAGAACTTCATCCTGGGCGAACACGACCGCGCGCCCTTCGCCGGGCCGCTGGGCATCCTCAAGCAGGACGTCATCGACGAGAACGCCCGCACCCTCAGCGAGCAGTACGACGTCCGCCCCCGCAGCGCCACCCTCCCCGCCGGGAGCTACTCCGGCGGGAACGCGCAGAAGATCATCGTCGCCCGCGAGATGCGCAAGGGCCCCAAGATCCTGGTCGCCAGCCAGCCCACCCGCGGGGTGGACATCGGCGCGATCGAGTTCATCCACTCCCGCATCGTCGAGGCGCGCGACCAGGGCCTCGCCGTGCTGCTCGTCAGCGCCGACCTCGGGGAGGTCATGAACCTCGCCGACCGCATCCTGGTCATGTACGAGGGCAGGATCGTCGGTGAGGTGAACGCCGCGAACGCCACCGAGACCCAGCTGGGCCTCCTGATGACCGGCAGTGGCGGGGACACCACCACCACCCAGGCGAACTGGTAA
- a CDS encoding TerC family protein: MESLFGWITQPEAWLAFGTLLLLEVVLGIDNVIFISILAGKLPPEQRQRARTIGLLAAMVMRLGLLFSISWIYSLKNDLFTLFGMGFSGRDLILIFGGLFLLYKAVKEMHEQLEGPGAHEGAPTAGKVAGANFAAIIGQIMILDIVFSLDSVITAVGMADDIGVMVAAVVVTVLIMLVAARPIGEFVQAHPTVKMLALAFLLLIGVNLIADGFGFKIPKGYTYFAMGFAIAVELLNLRARRGKPVHLHETNRHPDAG, from the coding sequence ATGGAATCACTGTTCGGCTGGATCACCCAGCCCGAAGCGTGGCTGGCGTTCGGTACGCTGCTGCTGCTTGAAGTTGTCCTTGGCATCGACAACGTCATTTTCATCTCGATCCTGGCCGGGAAGCTGCCGCCGGAGCAGCGGCAGCGGGCCCGCACCATCGGCCTGCTGGCCGCCATGGTCATGCGCCTGGGGCTGCTGTTCTCCATCAGCTGGATCTACAGTCTGAAAAACGACCTGTTCACCCTGTTCGGCATGGGCTTCTCGGGACGGGACCTGATCCTGATCTTCGGTGGCCTGTTCCTGCTGTACAAGGCCGTCAAGGAGATGCACGAGCAGCTCGAAGGACCCGGCGCGCACGAGGGTGCGCCCACCGCCGGGAAGGTGGCGGGGGCGAACTTCGCCGCGATCATCGGGCAGATCATGATCCTCGACATCGTGTTCAGCCTCGACAGCGTCATCACGGCCGTCGGGATGGCCGACGACATCGGCGTGATGGTGGCGGCCGTCGTCGTGACCGTGCTGATCATGCTCGTCGCCGCGCGCCCCATCGGGGAGTTCGTGCAGGCGCACCCCACCGTGAAGATGCTCGCCCTGGCGTTCCTGCTCCTGATCGGCGTGAACCTCATCGCGGACGGCTTCGGCTTCAAGATCCCCAAGGGGTACACGTACTTCGCGATGGGCTTCGCCATCGCCGTGGAACTCCTGAACCTGCGCGCCCGGCGCGGCAAGCCCGTGCACCTGCACGAGACCAACCGCCACCCCGACGCGGGCTGA
- a CDS encoding group III truncated hemoglobin, whose amino-acid sequence MLLTSSPLPGWPDTRPLGSVPIREAAGLLLPHDGGPVADLRDQPERWALLTDVTAALRRGMPVLGWGTGAALLGRALGAQIHGPDGGLEWAALPRGAQVHSWAGEMPRHWTQGRAAAWATPDLPGWVRTAFLAALPGWADRTPGSPLEELGGVPTLEGVVTEFYARARRDPLLGPVFAAHVEDWPAHLGRVTAFWVTLLGGDADLAPWRGNLNAAHAGLGVRGEHLRAWLTLWETTARDLLPAPAADLLTARARAMGARLGGPGSRQRA is encoded by the coding sequence ATGCTCCTGACGTCCTCTCCCCTGCCCGGCTGGCCGGACACCCGCCCACTGGGCAGCGTGCCCATTCGGGAGGCGGCGGGCCTGCTCCTGCCGCACGATGGGGGCCCGGTGGCCGACCTGCGGGATCAGCCGGAGCGCTGGGCGCTGCTGACCGACGTGACGGCGGCGCTGCGCCGGGGCATGCCGGTCCTGGGCTGGGGCACGGGCGCGGCGCTGCTGGGCCGCGCGCTGGGCGCCCAGATTCACGGCCCGGATGGGGGTCTGGAATGGGCGGCCCTCCCGCGCGGCGCGCAGGTCCACAGCTGGGCCGGTGAGATGCCGCGGCACTGGACGCAGGGGCGGGCGGCGGCCTGGGCCACCCCGGACCTCCCCGGGTGGGTGCGGACTGCGTTTCTGGCGGCGCTGCCCGGCTGGGCGGACCGCACGCCCGGCTCCCCGCTGGAGGAGCTGGGGGGCGTGCCCACGCTGGAGGGGGTCGTGACCGAGTTCTACGCCCGCGCGCGCCGCGACCCGCTGCTGGGGCCGGTGTTCGCAGCGCATGTCGAGGACTGGCCCGCGCACCTGGGGCGCGTCACGGCGTTCTGGGTGACGCTGCTGGGCGGCGACGCGGACCTCGCTCCGTGGCGGGGGAACCTGAACGCGGCGCACGCGGGACTGGGCGTACGGGGCGAGCACCTGCGGGCGTGGCTGACACTGTGGGAGACGACCGCGCGTGACCTCCTGCCCGCTCCCGCCGCCGACCTGCTGACGGCACGCGCCCGGGCGATGGGGGCGCGTCTGGGTGGCCCTGGTTCACGTCAGCGGGCGTAA
- a CDS encoding carboxymuconolactone decarboxylase family protein, translating into MSEQLERGKRKRAQVMGQEYVDRAFSGDPEAFGADYQRFLTEYAWGAAWGRGNLTDRERHMVTLGILAALGREREFEGHVRATRNTGVSERDLSDVLHQVAIYAGVPAGLSGFTIAKRVLGEQE; encoded by the coding sequence ATGAGCGAGCAACTGGAACGCGGCAAACGCAAACGCGCGCAGGTCATGGGGCAGGAGTACGTGGACCGGGCATTCAGTGGGGACCCTGAGGCGTTCGGCGCGGACTACCAGCGCTTCCTGACCGAGTACGCCTGGGGCGCGGCGTGGGGCCGCGGCAACCTGACCGACCGCGAGCGGCACATGGTCACGCTGGGCATCCTGGCGGCGCTGGGCCGCGAGCGGGAGTTCGAGGGGCACGTCCGGGCGACGCGCAACACGGGTGTCAGCGAACGTGACCTGAGTGACGTGCTGCATCAGGTGGCGATCTACGCGGGCGTTCCGGCGGGCCTGAGCGGGTTCACGATTGCCAAGAGGGTGCTGGGAGAACAGGAGTAG
- a CDS encoding phosphatase PAP2 family protein, protein METLWLTVTNLGRDEVFIIVLALFTWLVRPQGGRELGVAFALSYLLNSALKYGLDLPRPFTNDPALASEAAKATAGGPGLPSGHAQMSATLWLGIAAQLRSAGFTVFAALLVALICASRLLLHVHYPSDIAVGLLLGVMFALLAARVHFPQAGVLRWGIPAALLVVAAFIPAGAPREFGTGLGLLAGFWAARPTFAPPRDWAGRLIVAALGLVMVFAVYFALGALPQELKDMGVVRALRYAALVLVAAEGVPLALRRWLPAQASAAQGAPQVVH, encoded by the coding sequence ATGGAAACGCTGTGGTTGACGGTTACGAACCTGGGTCGTGACGAGGTGTTCATCATCGTGCTGGCACTGTTCACGTGGCTGGTGCGCCCGCAGGGGGGGCGGGAGCTGGGCGTGGCGTTCGCGCTGAGCTACCTGCTGAACTCCGCGCTGAAGTACGGCCTCGATCTGCCGCGCCCCTTCACGAACGATCCGGCGCTGGCGTCGGAGGCGGCGAAGGCCACGGCGGGCGGGCCGGGCCTGCCGAGCGGGCACGCGCAGATGAGCGCGACGCTGTGGCTGGGCATCGCGGCGCAGCTGCGCTCGGCGGGCTTCACGGTGTTCGCCGCGCTGCTGGTGGCGCTGATCTGCGCGTCACGGCTGCTGCTGCACGTGCATTACCCCAGCGACATCGCGGTGGGGCTGCTGCTGGGCGTGATGTTCGCACTGCTCGCGGCGCGGGTGCACTTCCCGCAGGCGGGGGTGCTGCGCTGGGGGATTCCGGCGGCGCTGCTGGTTGTTGCGGCCTTCATTCCGGCGGGCGCCCCGCGCGAGTTCGGGACGGGGCTGGGCCTGCTGGCGGGCTTCTGGGCGGCGCGGCCCACCTTCGCCCCGCCGCGCGACTGGGCGGGCCGCCTGATCGTGGCCGCGCTGGGGCTGGTGATGGTGTTCGCGGTGTACTTCGCGCTGGGGGCGCTGCCGCAGGAACTCAAGGACATGGGCGTGGTGCGGGCGCTGCGGTACGCGGCTCTGGTGCTGGTCGCCGCCGAGGGCGTGCCGCTGGCGCTGCGCCGCTGGCTGCCTGCCCAGGCGAGTGCCGCGCAGGGAGCGCCGCAGGTCGTACACTGA
- the dusA gene encoding tRNA dihydrouridine(20/20a) synthase DusA, with product MSAPARPPQTRPPHTLSVAPMMDWTDRHCRVFHRTLTRRTLLYTEMVTTGAILHGDRDRHLAFDAGEHPVALQLGGSDARALADCTRIAEGYGYDEVNLNCGCPSDRVSSGSFGACLMGTPDVVARAVDAMRAATRLPVTVKHRIGIDDLDSYEHLTGFIRTVEAAGCDTFIVHARKAWLSGLSPKENREIPPLRHEVVRQLKADFPHLTIVLNGGVLTLDAAQAALTWADGVMIGRAAYQDPFILARADADIFGEATPPVTRREAVEAYLPYVAAQLQAGQPLNRMMKHTLGLFAGQPGARHWKRTISEQGHKPGAGLEVVHAALAGVPDSVLDERPGQRVPV from the coding sequence ATGAGTGCCCCTGCCCGCCCCCCACAGACCCGGCCGCCGCACACGCTGTCGGTCGCGCCGATGATGGACTGGACCGACCGGCACTGCCGCGTCTTTCACCGCACCCTGACCCGCCGCACCCTGCTGTACACCGAGATGGTCACGACCGGCGCGATCCTGCACGGTGACCGCGACCGGCACCTCGCCTTCGACGCGGGAGAGCACCCGGTCGCGCTGCAACTGGGCGGCAGCGACGCCCGGGCCCTCGCGGACTGCACCCGCATCGCGGAAGGCTACGGCTACGACGAGGTGAACCTGAACTGCGGCTGCCCCAGCGACCGCGTGAGCAGCGGTTCGTTCGGCGCGTGCCTGATGGGCACCCCGGACGTCGTGGCGCGCGCCGTGGACGCCATGCGCGCCGCCACCCGCCTCCCGGTGACCGTCAAGCACCGCATCGGCATCGACGATCTCGACAGCTACGAACACCTGACCGGCTTCATCCGCACGGTGGAGGCCGCCGGGTGCGACACGTTCATCGTGCACGCCCGCAAGGCGTGGCTCTCGGGCCTGTCCCCCAAGGAGAACCGCGAGATTCCCCCCCTGCGGCACGAGGTCGTGCGGCAGCTGAAGGCCGACTTCCCGCACCTCACCATCGTCCTGAACGGCGGCGTGCTCACGCTGGACGCCGCGCAGGCCGCGCTGACCTGGGCGGACGGCGTCATGATCGGCCGCGCCGCGTACCAGGACCCGTTCATCCTCGCCCGCGCGGATGCCGACATCTTCGGGGAGGCCACCCCGCCCGTCACGCGTCGCGAGGCCGTGGAGGCGTACCTGCCCTACGTCGCCGCACAACTCCAGGCCGGGCAGCCGCTGAACCGCATGATGAAACACACCCTCGGCCTCTTCGCCGGCCAGCCCGGCGCGCGCCACTGGAAACGCACCATCAGCGAACAGGGCCACAAGCCCGGCGCGGGCCTGGAGGTCGTCCACGCCGCCCTGGCGGGCGTGCCGGACAGTGTGCTCGACGAGCGCCCGGGTCAGCGCGTCCCGGTCTGA
- a CDS encoding HNH endonuclease, with protein MARRQPESTWPPPPREAPTCALCERAVPQLTEHHLLPRSQGRRQGLRVTDLPTTMLCGPCHKFLHRTFSNVELAREYSDLAALRTHEDVQRFVRWLRTQPATKAVRVR; from the coding sequence ATGGCCCGCCGCCAGCCCGAATCCACGTGGCCCCCGCCGCCCCGCGAGGCGCCCACCTGCGCGCTGTGCGAGCGGGCGGTGCCGCAGCTGACCGAGCATCACCTGCTGCCCCGCTCGCAGGGGCGGCGTCAGGGCCTGCGCGTCACGGACCTGCCCACCACCATGCTGTGCGGCCCGTGCCACAAGTTCCTGCACCGCACCTTCTCGAACGTGGAACTGGCCCGCGAGTACAGCGACCTCGCCGCGCTGCGCACCCACGAGGACGTGCAGCGTTTCGTGCGCTGGCTCCGCACGCAGCCCGCCACGAAGGCCGTCCGGGTGCGCTGA
- a CDS encoding c-type cytochrome produces the protein MNRRSLPAALLIVTPLLAGVAALAQTGPAPASPAASTTLKAGPADPARGEAIAASCSGCHGPTGRAPVLKGQPAAQIQNALLAFRSGTRRNGTMQGVASRLSDQDIVDVAAHFAGPPTPPAAPATTPPAPPTPAAPPTPTLPTTTAAPGTLGRTLYLEGDPARDLLACAVCHGEDGRGADAVGIPAIAGRSAASVLATLKDYHAMPPVGIAYPDAMRIAVKPLSDADMSAVAQFVATLK, from the coding sequence ATGAACCGACGTTCCCTGCCTGCCGCCCTGCTCATCGTCACGCCGCTGCTGGCCGGTGTGGCCGCGCTGGCCCAGACCGGCCCCGCGCCGGCCAGTCCTGCCGCGTCCACCACCCTGAAGGCAGGTCCGGCCGACCCCGCGCGCGGCGAGGCGATCGCCGCCAGTTGCAGCGGCTGCCACGGCCCCACCGGCCGCGCGCCCGTCCTGAAGGGCCAGCCCGCCGCGCAGATCCAGAACGCGCTGCTGGCCTTCCGCAGCGGCACGCGCCGCAACGGCACCATGCAGGGCGTCGCCTCGCGCCTGAGTGACCAGGACATCGTGGACGTCGCCGCCCACTTCGCCGGCCCGCCCACGCCGCCCGCGGCCCCTGCCACCACACCGCCCGCCCCGCCCACCCCGGCAGCGCCGCCCACGCCCACGCTGCCCACGACCACCGCCGCGCCCGGCACCCTGGGCCGCACCCTCTACCTGGAGGGCGACCCGGCCCGCGACCTGCTGGCCTGCGCGGTCTGCCACGGCGAGGACGGCCGGGGCGCGGACGCGGTGGGCATCCCGGCCATCGCGGGCCGCAGCGCCGCCAGCGTCCTGGCGACCCTGAAGGACTACCACGCCATGCCGCCCGTGGGCATCGCCTACCCCGACGCCATGCGGATCGCCGTCAAGCCGCTGTCGGACGCGGACATGAGCGCCGTTGCCCAGTTCGTCGCCACGTTGAAGTAG